In Dyadobacter sp. NIV53, a single window of DNA contains:
- a CDS encoding FixH family protein, with protein MKFNWGTGIATLYLGFVAMILVLVGMSINQKIDLVTDHYYEEELQFQDKINKISRAASLAEPLAWEVNASGVIIHFPKVLPGNAITGKVRLYCPSNEKNDRTFHLDSKNNVQLIATSKIPGSRYHLQIDWKSGEQTYWNEDVIRISHLTEKGSKK; from the coding sequence ATGAAATTCAACTGGGGAACAGGAATCGCAACTTTGTATCTGGGATTTGTAGCCATGATACTTGTTTTGGTTGGCATGAGCATTAACCAAAAAATTGATCTGGTAACGGATCATTACTACGAAGAAGAACTTCAATTTCAGGATAAGATAAATAAAATCAGCCGGGCAGCGTCATTGGCAGAACCGCTTGCCTGGGAGGTAAATGCCTCCGGTGTGATAATCCATTTCCCAAAAGTATTGCCAGGAAATGCTATTACCGGAAAAGTAAGACTTTACTGCCCTTCCAATGAAAAAAATGACCGGACTTTTCATCTTGACTCAAAAAACAATGTGCAGCTTATTGCAACTTCCAAAATTCCCGGGAGCCGTTATCATTTACAGATCGACTGGAAAAGCGGTGAACAAACTTACTGGAATGAAGATGTAATTCGGATCAGTCATTTAACAGAAAAAGGGAGTAAAAAGTAA
- a CDS encoding sulfite exporter TauE/SafE family protein has product MTNALPLLAVTMGLMSSFHCISMCGPIALTLPVRKGNFWQKFAGLSVYNGGRAISYAMLGAVIGCVSSSLVWIGYLRYLSVFAGMLMLVYVFWPSKLDLYFHPPKFWQEVINHVKKGMSEMLKSRKIHGWFMLGMLNGLLPCGMVYLALMSSVATGSISGAGTFMLLFGIGTLPMMMAVGFFKNWFTPVLRTQIRKLTPVILAVAGIWLVGRGIFIQYPSVNSGSSAQITICHGK; this is encoded by the coding sequence ATGACAAATGCACTTCCACTTCTGGCTGTAACGATGGGACTGATGAGCAGTTTCCATTGCATTAGCATGTGCGGGCCAATCGCATTGACTTTGCCTGTCCGGAAAGGGAATTTTTGGCAAAAATTTGCAGGATTATCTGTTTACAATGGCGGTCGCGCAATCAGTTACGCGATGCTTGGTGCAGTAATTGGCTGTGTCAGTTCGTCGTTGGTATGGATCGGTTACCTGCGATATCTTTCTGTTTTTGCCGGAATGTTAATGCTGGTTTATGTATTCTGGCCATCCAAACTAGATTTATATTTTCACCCACCGAAATTCTGGCAAGAGGTTATTAATCATGTAAAAAAAGGAATGTCCGAAATGTTGAAAAGCCGAAAGATACATGGCTGGTTTATGCTGGGAATGCTGAATGGCCTTCTTCCGTGTGGTATGGTTTATCTGGCATTAATGAGCTCTGTTGCTACGGGCAGCATTTCCGGCGCAGGCACTTTTATGTTATTATTTGGAATCGGCACATTACCAATGATGATGGCAGTCGGTTTTTTCAAAAATTGGTTTACACCCGTTCTTCGTACACAAATTCGAAAATTAACGCCGGTTATCCTTGCAGTGGCAGGAATCTGGTTGGTAGGCAGAGGAATTTTTATTCAGTATCCGTCAGTTAATTCCGGTTCTTCAGCACAGATTACGATTTGTCATGGGAAGTGA
- the hemN gene encoding oxygen-independent coproporphyrinogen III oxidase has protein sequence MDKDLLFKYNTPGPRYTSYPTVPYWQKTPPNEEKWKELVQDAFVVSNHKEGISLYVHLPFCESLCTYCGCNTRITVNHAVETKYINAVLKEWEMYFSIFGETIPVIREIHLGGGTPTFFSPENLKKLINGLTQNTTVHPSAQFGFEAHPGNTTDEHLKVLYEVGFRRISIGVQDFNPLVLAMINRQQTYEQVNHLTRKAREIGYTSVNYDIVYGLPQQKTCYMMETMMKVIRLKPDRIAFYSYAHVPWIKSGQRNFTELDLPDADKKMAIYETGRNALELAGYHDIGMDHFALETDELYKAQTEQRLHRNFMGYTDTRTQLLIGLGASSISDTWWGYVQNEKKVEDYYKRIDAGQIPVFRGHVLTREDLILRKHILRLMTQFETSWSAENEVCDEVYHAIERLSEMEFDELIELKLYRLLITEKGKAFVRNVCMAFDARMWENLPQTMLFSQTV, from the coding sequence ATGGATAAGGATTTGCTGTTCAAATACAATACACCGGGGCCGCGCTATACCAGTTATCCGACTGTTCCATATTGGCAAAAAACGCCGCCAAACGAAGAAAAATGGAAAGAACTCGTTCAGGATGCTTTTGTGGTTTCTAATCATAAAGAAGGAATCAGCTTGTATGTACACCTTCCGTTCTGCGAAAGTCTGTGTACATATTGCGGTTGTAACACCAGGATAACCGTCAACCATGCCGTTGAAACAAAATATATAAATGCCGTTTTGAAAGAATGGGAAATGTATTTCTCCATTTTTGGGGAAACAATACCTGTCATTAGAGAAATTCATCTTGGTGGCGGTACTCCAACATTTTTCAGTCCTGAAAATTTAAAAAAACTGATTAATGGCTTGACACAAAATACGACAGTTCATCCCAGTGCTCAGTTTGGTTTTGAGGCGCATCCCGGCAATACCACTGACGAACATTTAAAGGTTTTATACGAAGTTGGTTTCCGGCGTATCAGTATTGGGGTGCAGGATTTTAATCCGCTGGTATTGGCCATGATCAATCGTCAGCAAACTTATGAACAGGTAAACCATCTGACCCGAAAAGCCCGTGAGATTGGCTACACTTCTGTTAACTATGATATTGTATATGGCCTTCCGCAGCAAAAAACATGCTACATGATGGAGACAATGATGAAAGTAATCCGCCTGAAACCAGATCGGATTGCATTTTACAGCTATGCCCATGTTCCATGGATTAAATCCGGACAAAGGAATTTCACCGAATTGGACCTGCCGGATGCCGATAAAAAAATGGCCATCTACGAAACCGGAAGAAATGCGTTGGAACTGGCCGGATATCATGACATTGGTATGGATCATTTTGCTCTGGAAACGGATGAATTGTATAAAGCACAAACTGAACAGCGTTTGCACCGGAACTTTATGGGATATACCGATACACGGACACAACTTCTGATCGGCCTGGGTGCTTCTTCAATTAGTGACACCTGGTGGGGATATGTTCAGAATGAGAAGAAGGTTGAAGATTATTATAAAAGGATAGATGCAGGCCAGATTCCTGTTTTTCGCGGGCATGTACTTACAAGGGAAGATCTTATTCTCAGGAAACACATTTTGCGGCTGATGACACAATTTGAAACATCCTGGTCAGCTGAAAATGAAGTATGTGATGAGGTTTACCATGCCATAGAACGCTTGTCTGAAATGGAGTTTGACGAACTGATTGAACTTAAACTTTATCGTTTGCTCATTACTGAAAAGGGAAAAGCGTTTGTCAGGAATGTTTGTATGGCTTTTGATGCAAGAATGTGGGAAAATTTACCGCAGACCATGTTATTTAGCCAGACAGTTTGA
- a CDS encoding PAS domain S-box protein, whose protein sequence is MTRHIEMLDALFKHATEGIVVVNKGGTIVMLNPKAKELFGYADLELIGKKIEILIPKRLTRNHVEYRDEYMEAPRARGMGHLMDDLFACRQDGTEFPVEVSLSPFKTSDGEFVVSFVIDITERKKQENRIIEANLEIKKLNAELEERVEQRTKELATAIKKVEESQGGGNSCLEKRTRTEQYEKPVCDHRFPRIPDSAGYHFIICFADWKIF, encoded by the coding sequence ATGACACGGCATATTGAAATGCTTGATGCCCTCTTTAAACATGCAACGGAAGGTATTGTTGTAGTGAATAAAGGAGGTACAATTGTGATGCTGAATCCAAAAGCAAAGGAGCTTTTTGGTTATGCAGATTTAGAACTTATTGGCAAGAAAATTGAAATACTGATCCCAAAACGGCTCACCAGAAATCATGTTGAATATCGTGATGAGTATATGGAAGCACCTCGCGCCAGAGGAATGGGACATTTGATGGACGACCTTTTTGCTTGTCGCCAGGATGGTACCGAATTTCCTGTGGAAGTAAGTCTAAGCCCTTTCAAAACCAGCGACGGAGAGTTTGTTGTTAGTTTTGTCATTGATATTACGGAAAGAAAAAAACAGGAAAACAGGATTATTGAGGCTAATCTTGAAATAAAAAAACTGAATGCCGAACTGGAAGAACGTGTAGAACAGCGCACCAAAGAACTTGCCACAGCAATTAAAAAAGTGGAAGAATCGCAAGGAGGAGGTAATTCGTGCCTTGAAAAAAGAACGCGAACTGAACAATATGAAAAGCCAGTTTGTGACCATCGCTTCCCACGAATTCCGGACTCCGCTGGGTACCATTTTATCATCTGCTTCGCTGATTGGAAGATATTCTAA